A stretch of DNA from Paenibacillus albus:
GGCGACTGTTCAACCAGCAAAAAGCGAATGAAAGGGATGATGTCCCGTTCATTCGCTTTTTGTTGTCTTCCGTTTGTTTTGTTACGAATAGGTTAACTCCAGTATTTCCGCTACTTTGACCGGTGAAATCGATAACGATTTCCTGCCGGTTTCAATTACATTTTCCTTCATTAGCGTCTTTAAAATCACGGATACCGCCTCGCGTGTAGCCCCAACCAAATTCGCAACTTCCTGATGCGTTAACGGAAGGTCAATTCTTACATACTCTCCATCCTCGACTCCGAAACGTTCCGAAAGCTTGAGTAATAAATGGAGAATACGGTCCCGTACATCGCCAAGGGCTAACTTCTCAAGCATCTCATCCTTTTCTTTTAGGATTGTGCTCAGCTCTGATAACATTTTCATTGCAACTAAAGGACGTGCCGCTAAGAAATCTTCAAAATTTTGTTTGGACACCGAACAAATTAGCGATTCCTCCATGGTTTCGATATAAAGTCCTCTCGTCCCAAAAGAGAAGGTATCGATCTCTCCGAAGATATTGCCTTTTCCTAGAATGACTATGGTGAATTGCTTTCCTTCCTGATTCGTTTTATACAGTCGCAGTTTGCCTTCTTTTAGAAAAAACAACCCATCTTTGGAGGTTTCCGGTGTTTGTATGAGGCTTCCTTTAGGAATCGCATTAAAATGCGTCATGGGCGAAATATGATAAGCTCCGTTAAGTCATCAGAGGTCAACGTTTCAAATATGCTCATCTTTGATAAATAGGAGCGTTTATCTAACAGCATGCTTGGTGACCTCCTTCACAGTTGGATAACTCCTTAATTGTAATGTATATTACTGCTGCCCACGCGAGGTTTGTATTAAACTACGTTTGTGGTCGCGAGCATGTTCGCAGAGTCCGATAAAATAAAAAAGAATAGGGGAATTCATATATGTTCCGATTGTTTATGATTGCATTTGGCATATTCGGAATTATCAATACAGAGCTTGGCATCGTAGGAATTCTGCCTCAAGTTTCTACTGTTTACGGAATAAATGCTTCTCAAGCTGGATTACTGGTTAGTCTTTTCGCACTCGTCATCGCGTTGTTTGGACCTTTTATGACCTTGTTGTTTTCGGGTATCAATCATAAGAAAATGATGGTTACCGTACTAACCATTTTCGTTCTGTGTAGTATTGTTGGCGCCTTTGCTCCCAATTATTCGGTTCTAATCATTGCTAGAATTATTCCAGCCTTCTTACACCCTGTTTATTTCTCGGTAGCTTTTATTGCCGCAGCCAATTCTGTAAGCAAGGAGCAAAGCATGAAAGCAGTCGGTAAAGTATTCATGGGTGTTACAGTTGGGCTTGTGCTTGGAATTCCGGTCACCTCGTTTATTGCGGATGTTCTTTCGCTTCGCTCGGCATTGTTGTTCTCGGGAGCCATTAATGCAGTTGCTATGATAGGCATTGCCGCCTTCGTTCCTTCTATGCCTGTACATGGCAAAATGTCGTACTCAACACAGCTTGGAATATTGAAGAGGCCACAAGTTTGGTTAAGTTTAATTGCCTCTGCTCTAGTCATGTCCGGTGTATTCTCCGTATACAGCTACTTTGCTGAATATCTTGGTCAAATCACTCATATGTCAGGTAAACAAATCAGTTTGATGTTAATCGTATATGGCGTTGGCGGTATGATCGGCAATATCGTAGCCGGATATCTGTTTAGCAATAACATGATTAGAACTGCCCTGCTCTTTCCCTTTGTCTTCGGTTTCATCTACTTGATGATTGATTTCTTTGGCCGATATATGATTCCAATGGCCGTGCTTGTACTGCTTTGGGGCATTATTACTACCATTAGCTTGAACTTCTCTCAATTGTGGATTACATCTATCGCGACCGATGCACCTGAATTCTCCAATGGCTTGTTTGTCTCATTCACTAATCTAGGTATTACACTTGGCACGTTTATAGGAGGTTTCTTCATCTCTTATGTGGGACTTGAACAGATTGCCTGGAGCGGCATCGCCCTTCTGGCCCTTGGAGTGATTATGATCATATGGAGAGTTCGAAGCTATGATTCGAAGAAGAGTCTGATTAGCTAGTGTACCGTTATCGCGAGATATCTCTCGAACAGTCGTAACTTTTTTGTTACTATTTCGAAACTTTTTTGTAACGATCTCCACACGCGTCTAAGATAAGATGAGCTTGTAAGCATTGCAACCATCTCAACGACTCTTACGTCAATAATGATGCAAAACAATTCATAGAGCGGACACGATTCCGACAACATGAGGAGGAAATTCAAATGAATTTTTATACATCTGCTAAAAAAATGGCGATTGCATCGGTGACAGCAGGAACGCTAATCCTATCTGTCGCTGGGACTATCCCTTCATACGCTGCTGCCAATACAGCTACTCCTGCCGCTGCCCCCGTGGACGCGCATATGATGGCCTTCCAAACATTAATGAGCTTTTACAAGCCTGCTCTGCAAGGCCAGTTCCCGAATTTACATGGCTTTACAATCGGCTCAACCTCGCATGAAACTGTCATCAAGGCTATTGGCGAAGCTGAATCCCCAGCCAAGGATGCTGACGGCTTCGACGTCTATCATGCTGAAATGGGACATCCTGGCTACGCGTTCAATTACAAGCTGGATAAAATCCGGGAAATGCGCTATTTCGGCACGAACGTCGAGCGTCAAACGAATATTGGCGGTATAACTGCACGCATGCTGATCCAGCACTGGGGCAAGCCGAATGAATCCGTCATAATCAAAGCAGGCAAAACCGTACAAAAGAAACTTACCTACGTTCGTGGAAAATACAAACTAGAATTCATTTTTAATGGCACAAGCGGTCTGGATTTGGATCATATTAACCTCGTTAAATAAGCGACCTCATATTTTCATATTATAAAAAACCTCATCTTTGCTGCTAAACGCAGAAAAGATGAGGTTTTTTGTTTAATCAAATATACACAGTTCGTTATCCGCGACTGACGTAGAAAGGCAGCTTCTCGATGCCGACGATTCTTAAATAAATGAATAATTGTCCTTTATGATGAATCTCATGTTCTTTGCCGTTTTGAAGCAGCTTCGCGCCAGTTGCCTTGTTGCCGAAGAACTCGATCTCCCGCTCCAACTCTTCTGCTGTAATCGTACGCAGAATCGCTTCCGTTTGTTTCGTATCTTCAGCTACGCCTGCCCGAAGTTCTTCGATCGTCGCGACTGGTTGACGCTTGGTGCCAGGAACGTATGCACCGTTCTTGACGGTCGACGCGAACATGCCCATCGCACTCGTCATATGCAGCACAAGTCCCGAGAGACTCATTGCGCTGTCCCACGGCTTGTACGACAATTGCTCCGTCGTAACGTCCGCCAGCATCTCCTCGAGTACCTTGCGATGACTAAGCCAACCTTGAATGAAACCGTCAATCGTTGTTATCGACATCTCCTAATTCTCCTTTATGTATCCTCTGATTACCGGTCCGACTACCAGGTCCGACAAGAACAGTATAGACGAAATCAAGCGTAAAAGCCCGTCTGGATTAAGCGTGCCATCTCTTAACTCTATCCATCAGCAATAAAAGTATTGGAATCATTAACATGTTTAGCGGCAAAATCCATGGTACCAATATCGATTGTCGGTAATCATTCGTAATATGACCTAAATTGGACGTCAAGATGACGCAAAGAAACACCGAGATTGCAACATACCACACGATCCTCTTCCAATTCTTCGCTCCCACCCATTCAGCCAAACCATAACTTGTCCCGAACATACTCGCCGATACGGAGATAAAATGAGCAAATGCATAGATACAAATTGCAAACGCATCCACATTTTGAATGAAGTCAAGGATCGAAATCGTTCGAATGGAATCCACCCAAGGGATAATCAATTCTGACGCTTGATGAGGCCCAACGACTAATACGGATCCAATCGTTGATAGAATGACCCATAACGCGGATAACCCCATTGCCCATAAAGCCGATTTCATCGTTTTCTTGGAATCGGTATGCTTTCCCATGATTATGAAGGGAACCATCGATCCCCCCATCACGTCAGCCAAGGCGGGAATCGCTCCTCTTAGCACGTTCTCCCCTCCAGTATCCGTATATATCGGCAGCAAATTGGACCATTCCATAACGCCAAACATGAGGAAGAACGGAACGAAGCTAATTAGAAAATATAAAGGACCAATCACTTGGCTGCAATAACCAATCGCCATAATCCCCCCTTTGACGTTTACGTACACGACTAGCAGCAAGAAAGGAATCAGCACCATGAATACCGGAGTATTAGGCAGCAATTTAAGAAAGACATAATCTGCCCATTCTCTAAGAGTCACGGCGGTTAATAAAAACCAGCTTGCTATATAGAAGAATGCTGCTCCGCTTCCGAGCCATTTACCAAACAGCCTGCGACACAATGCAGGGAGGGATTCGTCCCTCGACAACAAGCTTGCCTTGACTATGATAAACGTGAGCAGCATCACGGCAATTCCCATCACAAGCGAGATGATCCACGCATCTTGGTGTCCATATTGAAACGCTGGATTTAGTGCGTAATGCACCTGAAAACAAAATATCATCCAAAACAATTGGTTGTTTGAGAGCTTCAAGAGCTATCCCCCTCTTTGTTACGTCGTAATCTTCATTTCCCCGCTTTTTCTCCCATATGGCGCAAGGAAACCTTGGATTGAACGGTAACTTGGACTTTGGGAAATCGCTCATCCCAATTTCGCTTGAGCCGTTTCCACTTCTCCGGGTACCTATGGTGAATGACTTCCCCAACCCCGAAAATATCAAGCCCGTATTTATTCTGCACCGTATGGATCACGTCAGAAACTCGCTCCTGAACCTTCTTGTTGTACTCTTTTTCCAAAATCCGAATATCTTTATAATTGGTTAATTTCAAGTCGGTATCATTCTCATCCAGCATGCCTTCGCCTCTAAGAGTCAGCTTCACTTCGACAACTTCGCCTCTAACTTTCGTTTCGATCGTTCGCTCCATATGATGCAAAGCTATTGTCGCTAGCCCGCCTCCTTGAGTCAGATACTCCGTAATCATCTGGGTTCGCAGGTAATCAGAAGCCCAAAGAGCAGCGATTGCTTCTTCACCCTGCAAATAACCGGCTAATTTCAATGATCGATCCAACAGGGCAATTTCGGTGACTGCTCCCTCATTGTCCGTATTGGAATCCTCATTCTTCTGATCTTCCTTATTCAGATGGATGACCTGCAGAATGGGCCTAACTCCATCGTGCTTCACGATTTCCTTGATGTAGAGCATCGTCGTTTTCCGATCATCAATCCCCCTATAATGGATTTGACGAATCGCTTGTGTGACGGGAAAAGATTCTAGCTCTGCCTTTTCTTTAAGAAACTGATAGGCACTTGTCCCTTTGATTAAGAAGATTTTCGCGCGTATATTGCTTTCCGGATTGCGTCCGAATTCATCAAGCAGGTTCTCAAATCCATGTACTGCTGCTTTTTCACCGATGAAAATCGCGTCACGATGTCCAAGAAAGATTTTCCGAGATAATTTAGATTGAACCTTCTGAAAAGAATCCTCTAGATTCTTGCCTACGGCCGACTTCACTAAGAAAGAAGCCCCTTTACCGCCGCCTTCCTCTCCGGTTGTTTGAGGAATACTGATCTCCGCACTAATAAGAACTCGATTATTAGGTGCCCAGTCTAGCCCCGTCCCAATCCATATGGAACGTTGGTTGGGCTCAACCATATCCCAGCAACCTGTAGTCATCGTCAGAATAAGCAATGTGACTATAACAGATGCGGAAGATAAGCCTGGATTTTCCCCTCTTTTCATTCGCTTGGACTCCTTCGAGGCCAGCGCACTGTTCGGAGAGCGACGTCTCTAAGCCGTTTGAAATTCAGAGGAGCAACGGGCATGAGGTAACGTACCCCGAACGATTCCAATGTCACCAAGTGAATTAGAATCGCAATCAAGCCTAAGGAGAGTCCATATAAACCATAGATTCCAGCTAAGACAACGAGGAAAAATCGCAGCAGGCGGAGCGGAATCGAGAACCCGTAACGCGGTATTCCGTAAGCTGCGATCCCGGTAAGGGCAACCACGATTACAATCGGCGCCGAAATAATGTTAGCTTTTACCGCTGCTTCACCAACCACGAGCGCTCCGACAATGCTTACAATCGGACCTAACTGGGATGGCATGCGAATGCCTGCTTCCTGCAGACCTTCGAAGATGAAGTCCATGATGACAACTTCTATAACCGTGGGAAAGGGAGATTTCTCGCGAGCTGTAGCAATACTCTGATATAACGAACCGGGTAATAATTCCGGATTATAAGCTGTCAAAGCGACATATAAGGCAGGAAAGATCAATGAAACCATCATCATGATGTACCTCACGGCTTTTCTGGCTACGACAAAATCGAATCGCTCATAATGGTCATCCGCAGATTGCATGCCAGTCCAGAACGTAATCGGAAGAATCAATACGCAAGGGGTACAGTTGGCGATAATGGCTACTCTGCCTTCCATCAAGCTTGCAGCCGTCGTGTCGGGGCGATCTGTTTTCTGAATTTGCGGGAAGGGCGACCATGGCGAGTCTTGGATATACTCCTCAATATAGGAGGAATCCAATATCCCCTTCAATTGTACGCCTTGCAATCTTTGACGCACATTCTCAACTAGCGCATCAGGCGCAACCCCTTCTATATAAACGAGTACCACATCCGTTTGTGTTAGCTTTCCGACCGTGAACGATTCCATCTTTAACTGAGAAGATGGAATCCGTCTTCTCAGGAGGGAAGTATTGGTTCTTAATGTTTCAGTAAAGCTGTCTCTTGGACCTGAAATGACATTCTCGGTTTTGGATTCCTCAATTGAACGCTTCTCAAAACCGCTGGCATCGACCAGCAAGGCGGTACCTTCGCCGGACATGATAATCGCGATATTCGCTTTGAGCACGCCATTAATTAAGTCTTCCACTTTATTGGCATTCTTTGTCTGCCCAAACAGAACAAGATGATTTCTAATCAGGTTTCCCAGGCTTACTTCCTTGTTAGATGCTAGGGTATTCTCCGCGGACATCAGGAGTTGATTCATGGTTTGCTCCAATTGCTTCGTGTCCACAAGACCATCCACGTAAACAATTAGTATTTCTTCCTCACGCGGATTGGGAAGAACTCGAATCACCACATCGGAGCAATTTTTGAAAATCACCTTCAGCAATCGCTCGTTTTCTCTCATGTTCGAGCTTAATTCCTGCTTCTCGCCTTGAGCAGCCTCTTCCACAACAGAGAACATTCCCTTCATTCCTCGCCAAAATTTTCTAGCTTTATGTTGTCCAGCAATCATTCCATTTTATTCTTGGGCTGCCGTGTTCGATTAGTTTTGAGCTATGTAAGCATAAAGAAAAACCGCCAAGGCACATCTGCCGTGGCGGTTCATTTATTTGTGAGGATTTATGATTAACTTTCCATCAAATGGTCGCCGATTTACTGCCCCTTTCAAAATAACAACATCTTTTAGATTGCGTATATCAAGTGGTTTCCAAGTGCCATCATCATGAGCCTCTTGCTTCGTCGCACCAGGTTTTAACGTAGGGAGTTTTTGTGGTATTAGTGCCGCAGGGTAACTCTTCCCTCGTTGTTGCGCATATGGCTGCGGATATACGGCATCCCGAGGACTCTGAGCAGCATCAATGGCACAATCGGAGATGCATTCTAAATCATTTTGCAAATCTTGCTCGGATTTTAAAATTTCTTCTAAGGTCGCCGTTCCGGGTACTGTAAAATCATAATTATAATTGTGATCTAATATCCAACTAAGGGTATTTAAAATATCCAATTTCGCGAGTCGTTCGCGAGCACAAAACCGGATAATATCCTGTGATTTACGAATTTCTTCTGCATTTAATGGCAAAGGACCATCTGCTATCGAGATTGGACTAAGCAACCACTCGTATGGCACCGAATGCTTCTCAGGTTCATTAATTAACGCCGCAAACCAATCGTTGGTGAGCTGCAACAATTCGCTTGGATCCGTCGGGTCTTTAAAATGTATAGATGGTCCTCCTTCTGTATACAACTGACAATACGCTGAAGCTTCGTTTTCTTTTATGGAGCTACTGAGCTTCATTGCAGCATCTGCTGAGAAAAATCCATAAGATCCGTTCATCTCCGCCTCAATCTTTTGACTCTTGTCGAGACTATTAGTCACGATCTGAATGACTGCAACGAAAACGCCCCCCCGTTTGCAGGCCCGGCAAAACATATCTCCGTAATGATTGGCGAATATGTCCGGTTTGTCGACCAGCTCGCCAGCTTCAGGGGTAAGCTTGCAATGGTCGATGCTTAAATCAGCCAGTTTAACCGTTGCCGTAATGGACATGAATATGGAAGACGATGAAACCTTGGTGCTCTCTGCGAAGCTGAAACGCGCAGAAATACCAGCGCCGAAAGAGGCGCACCCATACGAAGCATTAACGTCGATTCCTAATTGTTTCTCTAATTCTTCCGTACTCGTAATGCGACTCAATGTGAAATATTGACTGGCAGGTCCGGCTGCAAAAACGTTGCTAGAAGGCTCCGGGACAACGACAAGATTTGCACTAGAACCCGATAAATGCTTTACCCCTACACCGAAATTGAATCCCGCTTTGTGTGGTAGAATCAATTCTTCCAAAGAAATCACTCCTTCATTATTTTCCGCGATTTCTGTTACAGAAGCATTTCATTCATAAATGCGTGGGATTCGTACCGTCCTGCGAGAATGTAACGGGAACAACTGTACCTGGCTCCGACGATTCCAGGTCAAGGAAGAGCTGGTACAGATCCACGCCCACATACTGCCCACCCGGGGCTCCACCGATAATTTCGACCAGCGCTAAATGCAGGTGAGGCGGAATTCCGCCAAAGCTATGCACTCGTCCTAACACGTCGCCGCGAGCGACTGTAGTTCCGACGGCTATTTCTGCCGGCACATCCGTGAGGTGAGTATAAAAGCCGCCCATCATGTCGTTTGGAGCACGCATAAAAATTTGTGCACCGTACACTTTGCCATTGTCTTGTACCGGGTCATGCGGTTGAAACTTCGTGATGTGAGCGTCAAATGCCGCATATACCAAGGTGCCATCATCGGCCCCGAGATCCATACCGTACTGGATATACCAATTCGATCCCTGGTGACCTCCTTGGCTTGGTCCGCCAAGCCCTCCAGTAAATCCTGAATTATCGACAGCCATGGATATATCGATATCGAAACTCATTGAATCTCCTCCTCAACGGGCGACACCGAAGCTGGTAATTGGCTCGCGATCTCAGTTGGTATGTCCGCTGATTCCCACGTAAAACTATCGCCAGGAATAGCGCCTTCGACTTCTTGGATCTTGTTTTGCATGACCACCATCTGTCCGTCAGTCAGGTCGCCGATCCTAGTATCTACCGTTACGCCCTCATGAGACAAAGCCGCTGCCACGGTTTCGGCGTATGCGAAAGGGTTATTACCGTCTGACGCAGGAGCATATTTGTTAAATCCGGCTTGAATGGACAGGTCCGCGTAAGCAGGGCTGCGAAGCAGTGAAGCGATCGCGTTAAATCCATCGTTCCAGGTCGGAAAAATCAAGAAGTTATGCCAGTTGAACTTATCGGGATACTGACCGTAGTCATGCCCTCCGATTGAGCCGGTGATGTTCCCAGGATTGTTGTTGAGCCACGCGAAGCTGCCTTCATGGTTTCTCATGTGCGGGCGTCCGCGTACGATTTCATCGGCATGGATCACGAAATTATAGATTTCCTTTCCATGGCCTAGGTAATCGTTAGGATCATTGGGATTCGAATTCGGGAACCATTGAGCTCTCGGGATGCTCTTCTCAAGTGAGATATTTCCATTCCAGTACCAAACGTGATCTCCTAGCTCTAGTGTCATTTTACGATACCTCTCTCTCAGTAAGTTATTGTTTACGGTAACGAAGTCACCTGTTAGTGCGCATTATTATCTGGTGATAGGTGGTGACTTTGTTACTCGACGACAAACGGATGACAAAACGGCAACTTCTACTTTATGGTGAAATAGATGTTGGATTAGCTGATGGTGTGAGTAGTTTTTGTTTTATCTGCACATCGCGATATGGAGTCAATATCCAATTTGTAGTCATTATTGGGAAGATATAGCGATAAGCATCGAATCCCTCGCCAACCTTGATCGGTTTTAGCCAGTTGCTTCCGCCAGTCTTCCAGTCTTTATGCTTATACAGAAGCAATTCGCCGCTATACTCTAGAGCATAAATAGATCCATTTCCGGTCCCGATAATTTGTTTGAAATCTTGCCAGCTGCTGCCCATCTTCTTGGGTCCATCCCATTCGTCTTTTCCATTTAGGTAACCTTCATGTTTAAACCAGAATAAAGTTCCGTCATTGGCTACCGCATAGATCACCCCATCTCCGACGGAAACAATGAATTTATAATTCCAATCGGATCTGACGAGCTTTGGACCCAGCCACTTATCTCCGCCATTATTGAAATCAACGTGTCGATACCAATATAAATTACCATCTGATCCGAGAGCATAGAGAACGCCATTGCTTGCAGGTATTATTTTGGCAAAAGACCACGCAGAGCCTACTTGTTCGGGAGCTTTCCATTGATTCGATCCGTCTTTATAACCATCATGCTCATACCAGAACAAGTCGCCTCCCGATTTCAAAGCGTAGAAATGGTTATCTCCGGCAGGAAACACATTTGCAAATTCATCCCAACCGCTACCGACCTTTTTGGGACCTTCCAACTCTCCTGGTAAACTGGGATCTGATGAGGGTTTATGTTTGTACCACATCAGATCTCCATTATCTTTCACTCCGTATATATATACATCTTTCGATGGCTCCTCATCGGGTTTATCTCCGTTGGTTTTGTTAGCGTCATCACTACCTACTGCGTTGTTGTTTTCTCCCTTAGAGTTGGAACCTCCCTGAGAATTCTGCTTACCGGGATTCCCAGCATCCGTTTCTTGGCCAAAAGCAACGAGCCCAGCCTGGTTAAGCGCAATGATCAAACCGGTTACCGCAGTAATTATTCCAGCCATTGCTGTCAAGACACCTGGGAGCGTCTGCCACCAAGACTGTGGTTTAGGTGGTTTGCTATTCATGCTCCGCTCTCCCTTTTAATTTGAATTTGTGGAGAAATGCTTGTTAGTTCATTCACCAACTTTTTCCAATATCAGTAAAATCAAGGTGAGTTGAGGATATCATGACCCTGGAGCAAAAAGATATTATCCGAAAGTTGTATTTTAAGTTGTAGTTTGGGAGAAGTTATCGCCACTTCGTTCCCGTTCGCGGAACAAGGCCGCAGGTTGATGAGGAAAATAAATAAGCTGTCTCCGGTACAATACCGGAAACAGCTTATTAGGTCGAGCTTGTTCTCTGCTTATTCATATACCGGCGAACTCATTCTGGAGAAAGAAAACAACACATCGTGCAATGCGGGTAATTCCAGATCATGAGGAATATCAAAGCTGTTTGAATAGATGGCATCAAGCCCTTGTTCGGTGAGAAGGTCGAATACTTCTTGAACGGAACGATATAGATTGAATTTCGAT
This window harbors:
- a CDS encoding spore germination protein — encoded protein: MFSVVEEAAQGEKQELSSNMRENERLLKVIFKNCSDVVIRVLPNPREEEILIVYVDGLVDTKQLEQTMNQLLMSAENTLASNKEVSLGNLIRNHLVLFGQTKNANKVEDLINGVLKANIAIIMSGEGTALLVDASGFEKRSIEESKTENVISGPRDSFTETLRTNTSLLRRRIPSSQLKMESFTVGKLTQTDVVLVYIEGVAPDALVENVRQRLQGVQLKGILDSSYIEEYIQDSPWSPFPQIQKTDRPDTTAASLMEGRVAIIANCTPCVLILPITFWTGMQSADDHYERFDFVVARKAVRYIMMMVSLIFPALYVALTAYNPELLPGSLYQSIATAREKSPFPTVIEVVIMDFIFEGLQEAGIRMPSQLGPIVSIVGALVVGEAAVKANIISAPIVIVVALTGIAAYGIPRYGFSIPLRLLRFFLVVLAGIYGLYGLSLGLIAILIHLVTLESFGVRYLMPVAPLNFKRLRDVALRTVRWPRRSPSE
- a CDS encoding DinB family protein, whose translation is MSITTIDGFIQGWLSHRKVLEEMLADVTTEQLSYKPWDSAMSLSGLVLHMTSAMGMFASTVKNGAYVPGTKRQPVATIEELRAGVAEDTKQTEAILRTITAEELEREIEFFGNKATGAKLLQNGKEHEIHHKGQLFIYLRIVGIEKLPFYVSRG
- a CDS encoding YjgB family protein, with product MNFYTSAKKMAIASVTAGTLILSVAGTIPSYAAANTATPAAAPVDAHMMAFQTLMSFYKPALQGQFPNLHGFTIGSTSHETVIKAIGEAESPAKDADGFDVYHAEMGHPGYAFNYKLDKIREMRYFGTNVERQTNIGGITARMLIQHWGKPNESVIIKAGKTVQKKLTYVRGKYKLEFIFNGTSGLDLDHINLVK
- a CDS encoding MFS transporter, which encodes MFRLFMIAFGIFGIINTELGIVGILPQVSTVYGINASQAGLLVSLFALVIALFGPFMTLLFSGINHKKMMVTVLTIFVLCSIVGAFAPNYSVLIIARIIPAFLHPVYFSVAFIAAANSVSKEQSMKAVGKVFMGVTVGLVLGIPVTSFIADVLSLRSALLFSGAINAVAMIGIAAFVPSMPVHGKMSYSTQLGILKRPQVWLSLIASALVMSGVFSVYSYFAEYLGQITHMSGKQISLMLIVYGVGGMIGNIVAGYLFSNNMIRTALLFPFVFGFIYLMIDFFGRYMIPMAVLVLLWGIITTISLNFSQLWITSIATDAPEFSNGLFVSFTNLGITLGTFIGGFFISYVGLEQIAWSGIALLALGVIMIIWRVRSYDSKKSLIS
- a CDS encoding GerAB/ArcD/ProY family transporter, whose translation is MKLSNNQLFWMIFCFQVHYALNPAFQYGHQDAWIISLVMGIAVMLLTFIIVKASLLSRDESLPALCRRLFGKWLGSGAAFFYIASWFLLTAVTLREWADYVFLKLLPNTPVFMVLIPFLLLVVYVNVKGGIMAIGYCSQVIGPLYFLISFVPFFLMFGVMEWSNLLPIYTDTGGENVLRGAIPALADVMGGSMVPFIIMGKHTDSKKTMKSALWAMGLSALWVILSTIGSVLVVGPHQASELIIPWVDSIRTISILDFIQNVDAFAICIYAFAHFISVSASMFGTSYGLAEWVGAKNWKRIVWYVAISVFLCVILTSNLGHITNDYRQSILVPWILPLNMLMIPILLLLMDRVKRWHA
- a CDS encoding Crp/Fnr family transcriptional regulator encodes the protein MTHFNAIPKGSLIQTPETSKDGLFFLKEGKLRLYKTNQEGKQFTIVILGKGNIFGEIDTFSFGTRGLYIETMEESLICSVSKQNFEDFLAARPLVAMKMLSELSTILKEKDEMLEKLALGDVRDRILHLLLKLSERFGVEDGEYVRIDLPLTHQEVANLVGATREAVSVILKTLMKENVIETGRKSLSISPVKVAEILELTYS
- a CDS encoding M23 family metallopeptidase; this encodes MSFDIDISMAVDNSGFTGGLGGPSQGGHQGSNWYIQYGMDLGADDGTLVYAAFDAHITKFQPHDPVQDNGKVYGAQIFMRAPNDMMGGFYTHLTDVPAEIAVGTTVARGDVLGRVHSFGGIPPHLHLALVEIIGGAPGGQYVGVDLYQLFLDLESSEPGTVVPVTFSQDGTNPTHL
- a CDS encoding tachylectin-related carbohydrate-binding protein, with the protein product MNSKPPKPQSWWQTLPGVLTAMAGIITAVTGLIIALNQAGLVAFGQETDAGNPGKQNSQGGSNSKGENNNAVGSDDANKTNGDKPDEEPSKDVYIYGVKDNGDLMWYKHKPSSDPSLPGELEGPKKVGSGWDEFANVFPAGDNHFYALKSGGDLFWYEHDGYKDGSNQWKAPEQVGSAWSFAKIIPASNGVLYALGSDGNLYWYRHVDFNNGGDKWLGPKLVRSDWNYKFIVSVGDGVIYAVANDGTLFWFKHEGYLNGKDEWDGPKKMGSSWQDFKQIIGTGNGSIYALEYSGELLLYKHKDWKTGGSNWLKPIKVGEGFDAYRYIFPIMTTNWILTPYRDVQIKQKLLTPSANPTSISP
- a CDS encoding Ger(x)C family spore germination protein, translating into MKRGENPGLSSASVIVTLLILTMTTGCWDMVEPNQRSIWIGTGLDWAPNNRVLISAEISIPQTTGEEGGGKGASFLVKSAVGKNLEDSFQKVQSKLSRKIFLGHRDAIFIGEKAAVHGFENLLDEFGRNPESNIRAKIFLIKGTSAYQFLKEKAELESFPVTQAIRQIHYRGIDDRKTTMLYIKEIVKHDGVRPILQVIHLNKEDQKNEDSNTDNEGAVTEIALLDRSLKLAGYLQGEEAIAALWASDYLRTQMITEYLTQGGGLATIALHHMERTIETKVRGEVVEVKLTLRGEGMLDENDTDLKLTNYKDIRILEKEYNKKVQERVSDVIHTVQNKYGLDIFGVGEVIHHRYPEKWKRLKRNWDERFPKVQVTVQSKVSLRHMGEKAGK